In Miscanthus floridulus cultivar M001 chromosome 8, ASM1932011v1, whole genome shotgun sequence, the sequence tggcggtggcggtgctggCACAGCAGTTTGTACCTACGGAAGCAGTGCCGGTTGGGCTAGCGATGGTGGTGGCAATGGTGAGGGTGGTGGCGGTGCTGCCGCAGCAGTTCCTCCCTGTGGAAGTGCTTCCGATAGGGGTGGGGGTGGCAGTGGCAGAGATGGTGGAGCGCTACCCCCTAAcacttgttgtgttccttgttgaGTCTGGTCCTGATGTGCCTCTTCATTGCATGTTCCCATAAACTCAGGTACTCTCCTTCCTATGATGATATCTTCCATGAATTCTTCATAGGAGAAGCTAAGATTGGGGTTTGCCTAGACTACTAAAACATCTATGAACAGATCCATCATCTGCTGCTCATATGTCGGTGACAACTACGCACAAGCTTTGCCCATGAGGCCTGTTTCTGCTTGTTCCTCTACCTGAGGCAATTGCAGCTGACGCGAAGCAGAAGGTGCACCCGACAGGGTGGTTAACAACACAATGTCTCATCATTGCCAATCAATGAAATAGCCTACAAGGTTGCCCAAGACCATCTCAACTTCATAATTAAGATGATTTGGAGAAACCAAGAGCACTTCAACCCTGGCATAATCATCCGGAAGTACATTGCTGTGCATAGTGCGTCTTGGATAAGTAGTTCCGCTGGCAACCTTTACCGTCTTCCCCTTCCTGTTATACAGAATGTGCAGAGCACACGGTGTAGGCCTATCAATGGTGTCCACGAGAAAAGTGTCAAGTGTGATTGATGCAACACTACTTGGCACTGGCACTAGAGATGATGTTGGCTCCACGGTAGACAAACCTTGTGAAGCTTTCAACTAATTAATCTTTTCATCAATATATGTGTTGGCCTTCTTGCAAAGGGTGTCAAAAAGGTCGTCCTTGTAGTGTTGTCTTGTTCTATAGCTACTCGCCTCCTATGGAAAACCATGCTTAAGTCCTAGCTTGGAGGAGACACCCCACACACAGCTAGGGTGTTCCTTGTTGCCTAGGGCGACACTAAGCTTATCCACCTCCTATCTGGGTTTAAATTCGCCTTGGATTTTCTTCTGAGCAAGTGCCTTTATGGCCTCCATGGCTGCTTCAGTACATGCATCAGGGATTACTAGTTGCCCACTTTCTTTGTCCTTAACTTCCCTAGCTCTAACCCAGTGCTCTGCATGTTCATCAAAGTTCTCATATTTATACGGCACACCAACTTGCCTAGCAGCCTCAGCCTCTACTCTCCACTTTTCAACCTTCGGGCCATATCCAGCCAAGCTAAGATGGTGAGGGTGAATGTTCTTCTTTGCGAGCTCACTATTCAAGACACTCAAGGCTAAGGCCTCAGGTGTGGACTTCTGTTCACAAAACCTTTTCCATTGATCAGGTTTGATCTTCCCGAACTCCTTGAACGGCGTATGACCGTTCAGTCGAAAACTAGTTGGGACCTCCAACCTCAGAAACTTTTTGCCGCCTATTTTATTGCCAACTTCTTGACAAGCTCTTCCAAATTAGGAGGGAAACTAAATGccccatcatcttcttccatatctTGGTCTTGTCTCTATTGGGCACATCGTTCCAATGCTGTATTGACCAATCCAAAATGTCCTAGACCACCGCTCCTATTGTGCTTCCAAAATGTCCCAAAGCGTATGCCATCAGGTTGTATGGGCTCGCCAATAGGGCTAACCACTTCTACAACAATAGTCTATCCTTTAGGGAACTCGTTCCGCATTCTTTGCCCTCGCTTCCATTTCTCTCTCTAAGGAGCGGATGATGTAACTATAATCTCTGTTTGTGTCTGTGATTGCTCTATGTTTGCCTAGGCATACGGGTAGACACATGCACCTATAGATATAAaaaaataaggaaaatgctcacaCACTTATGTGAAAAATAAATGTGGTCAATTGATAGTAAGTATAGGCTTACATCCTCAGTCAGATCGTATTCTGGGTCCTCAAGTTCGGCCCTCAAAGCCCTATGGTCAGGCCTAGGACTAGGATCCAAATCTTCTTCTAATGAGGTCGACGACGTGTCATTGCTGTCATCGTCCGACAACCACTCCAACTTATCTGCTTCGTTTGTTGTCGTTTCTTTATCCATCGCTAACCAATGTGGATGAATTTATCTAAGTCATGATGAAAGGGCGTATTATTATTATAAATATTTAGAAACAAGATTATCATTCTCATATGAATATGATTACATATAGCAAAATCAACACATGGCTAATACACATGCAATAAAAATTGTAAAATTTAAAAACTTAGTACATTCCTTTGCTTCATATATATATCTGCTACTCATGCATATAACACTAGTATCTAAACATCAAATGTTATGTAGCACTTCTTGTCTAATACAAAGAAGATTAAAAAGAATCAATTTTTGGTAGATGAACAGGTGGCCGGAGTAGAAGATGGGTAGCGTCGGGCAAACGACGGGCTGAGGGAGCGCACACACATAGAAGAAGCTGGGGGAGTGCCTGGGGAGCACCGGGAAACCACTAGGGACCACCGAGGGACCTCTAGGGGCCTTTGGCGGTAGGTTCGCCGATGAGGCGGGAGCCGACAGTGCTGGGGAAGCGCTGGGGACCTCTAGCGGCGGGGACCTCTACCGGGGGAGCAGCGAGGGTAGCGCCAGGGGAGCCCTGAATGGGGGAGTGTCGAGGGAGCACCGGACGGCCAGGGAACTCCAACGGGGGCGGCGTTGGATGGAGTAGGCAAAAAGGCGCGCGTGAAAAATTTTGGCAGCGCTTTGCTACATTATTGAATTCTGGCCCACCcggtgacttagaaaattttcggcGTTGCATTATAAAGGGCAAGGATCTTCAGTGGCGATTTTCTTATGTAAGCCGCTGCTGAAGACGATCTTCGAAGACGGTTGACATAAGCAACCGCTGCTGAAGATCATTTTTAGGGCGGCTGACGTAAGGAACCGCCCTTGAAAATACATAGCAGGGGCGACCGAGGACTTCTGTCCGTCGCGTTCAAAGTTTTGATGGCCGAACCGTCCTACCAAGTTACACTAAAAAATACCGCTGCTCTCCTTGTCCGGCCTATTGACGTTTTACTCAGTTGGACAGTCCTATGCTCCGTTTTGAAAACTTTAGCACCCTTTGGACGAATTAGCTCCCGTTTGCTAGTGGATAAGGACATGTTATCCCTGTTGGCCTTCACGCTCGTCGTTAGTCACCATTGTCACCGCCTGGTGCTCCAAATCTCCCCGACCGACCACCTAAGCCTGCCCCCACCATTCCTCTCCCCCACCCCATCCGCTACCCCCACCGTTCCTCCGCCCCAACCCACCCCCTACCCTGCTGTCCTCTCCCATATCTCCTCGGCACGCCGGCAAGCCACCTCCACATGCTTCTCCAAGCCTCCTCCACGCCCTGGTAAGCTATATCTAGTATTATTACATATTTGTTTCTTTCATTAATATTAACTTCTTGCATTTACCTAATGGATATATTTTCCTTGATATAAACTAGTTTATTAATTATCTCGTGCAATAATATTTCTTGTATAATAATATATGTAGATGCAGATTTAGAAATTATTTAaataataatggactttggtaattaaactaaattttaggagttttcttttttattattttgcATAATTGTATAGATATGTTCTTTAAATTGTTTTAAATGGGTGAATTTGGAGTAACAATACGTGTTACTTTAaatcatttttcataattaaatgGGTGAATTCATATGTTGCGTTAAATGTGTTGCATGAAAGGTTGTTATTAATATCAATTAAAGTTCTTTGATaatttatatatatgaattttcttaaacaattaaaattttgttaataTAAATTTTGTAGTTGATAGTATGCTCTTAAATATAGAACAAAGATTTGTTCGAATTTCCAAATAAAAAATGTTTAAATTTGAGCTCAAAGTTTGAATTCTAAACAAGTTTTCCAAACTTAACCATTTGTGGTTAAGTCCCTAAAAATAGTGTTAAAGTTCCAACTTTGGTGAATTATTAAATCAATTTTCATGAATAAAATTTGTAGAACTTTTGTTTCATTGTTTGGTGTAATATTTGAGCTTTGATAATGAGCAATTGGTTGATTTATTTTATCACTGTTTAAACACTAATTAATTAGTTAAAGTTACTAATGAAAAATCAGTTTTACAAAACCCAAACTGAATTCCAGTTTTCAGTTTGAATGAGCTTGTGTTCTATTCtcttgatctctctctctctcgatctaTTAACGTTGGTCattaaagaaaagttggagatctcattaAGATGAACAACTTTAATTTTTAGAGATGATCAAGTTTTTGCACAAAATCAAGAGAAAAAAGAGGGAAAAAGTTGAGCTGTCATTTATGAACAGTAACACCGGGAAGAGCTATCTGCCTGCTTCACCTGCGCCTTCACGACATTTCTACACGCGTGGCCACATCTCCGTCTGCGTCATCGCTTGAGCGGGAGTTGGAGAAGCCTAGAAGCATCCTCCGCGCCCTCCGCTCGACGCGTGTCCTGGCCGCCGCTCGTTTGCTGGACGTGGACGTCGAGCCGAGCGCCCTCCCTTCGCTCggtctctctttctctccctttGCCGCCGCCTATGTCTCGCCTCCGGCCTTTTCCTCGAGCCCACAGCCACCTCCACCCTGCCATGCCATGCCTCTCCTTTCCTCGCCCTAGCTTCCCCTCGCTCTGTGCTGCTGCTGCGCATGGCCGCGATGACCATGGCCGCTGGCACAACAGCGCCTGTCGTCCCAGCTCCCGTTTGCCTCCAATCCAGCCGAGCATCACCTCGCCATACCACGCCTCTTGCGTGCGCTCGCCCGGAGGAACCTAGCCAGAGATGATCCACCACCACAACGGTCGTGCGAGTGCCGCCACCGGCCGCCGCACGTGGCCAGGTGGCCATGGGTCACTGTGAGCCACGGCCAGTCTCCATGCAGGCGAGGACAGTCACTCCGACACTGCGGTCAGCCCGCCCTCACCGCCACCGGCCGTGCCCCGGTCGGATTTCGGCCATCGCTAGTTGCTCGGCTCTGTCCCTGCGTGCTCTGCTCGCGAAGAAGAAGAGAGGGGAAGGAAATAGAAACTCTTTCTTGGTTTCATATGCTTAATAGCCAGAGAGAAGATTTTCCAAATCGTGGCTTGGTTGATTAGTTAAAAATGCAGGGTCCCTGATGCAAATGTGTTTTTCCTTTTCCTGTAAATCTTTTTTCAGAAAATGCTATTATATGTTGATTCTTGTTTGTTTCATAACTAATTCTTGGGACatgctaaaattatgaaatttgctcTGTAGCCTTGTTATGATATTCTCTACCATATAAAAATATTAGTTGGTCATGATAAGTAATTTTGTTGTGCTTAAAAATTAcctattttaattataaaatggacattccatgatttttataggctaaactACTTATCCTTtaattatgaaactttttgtgtatgctttacatgCTAATATATatcttcacaaaaagtttggtactgttttgataGTCCTAAATTGATTAATTAATTTAATTGTATTTAAATGCCTTTTCCTTTAATTAATAAATACTAAAATAAATTAGGAAAATGCTTAACTAACTTTGGTGTGTTTTACACtttgattgtggaccttggaacacccaAACTCCTGTTGTTCCTTGGCAATTAAATTCCTTTCTTGCTATGCTTGTAATCAACTTGTTTAAATAATTAAAATGGCTTAATTAAATATCAAACCAATAGATGCATGTATGCAAGTCTTGAGTACTTCTTGTAAGCAATATCCTGAGTAAGTGATTAAGCCATGTGAATGCTTTTCATGTTAATCACTTGCTTGTGCATGCTAGTGTAATTCTTTTGTGATAAACAACTAATTGATTTGTTAGTTAATAATGAAAATGCTTTTACAATAATAACCCTAGATTCTTTGGTGAAGATAAGTTGTATTCAACTTTCTTAACCCTGTTTAAAGTTCTGTTATGCACTTGTTATGCCTCATCATGCATCGTGGCATGTAGTTCATCATGTTGAACAAAGCATCATCTATTACGTGTAGTGCATATGGGAGTGACAAGATGCGTGTCGATCAAGTTTTGGAGGAGATTCGTCCACTagtggtgttggtgccaagtctAACTTCAGTGGTTCGTCTATGGAAACTAACCTCTACAACGcagacaagccccggagcataaaaCCTTCTCTAGTATTTATAAAGCTTTATTACAaaagtcttgtgagatgtgcattaagtaagtAGGAGTTGATCGAATaccgttgctgcatgattaccttgataatcAGGTATCCTTAGTTATACCCTACTAGTATGGATAGGTCGATATCtcttatgcttagtaatgcttagacttcggTAAAAGTTGAATGATGGTCTCATCGTTCACGAGAAATAGGTTTTACCATGTTCTTCTCAGCTCTGCTGAAGGCTCATGTGAATACCCTAATAATGATAATGTTAAATTGAGACCGGGCGGACTCTTTGCTTGCGTCAAGTTAGTCTGGATGTAGTGCCCTgcttgtgtcaattaaggaccattCGTTGTAGGCTTGTTATGTGTTCGAGACTTtgcagtactggccacatacttcggtaagcctgatACCTTGGCTAgtccattatgtgaaaagacaactgCGTGCTAGGAGTGGGAGATgtcgagagtagcatgtacccatccTGTGAATCCATCTGGGATGGCGCAaggaggtggagtactgtattctcgggtagcGTAGACCAGTTCACGTTCTAGAGGAtccgagtgagggttgatatacATAGGTCCGGGACCTGcgtatgtcgtgtggtaaggaaaccctagctgAGCCTAATCAATTTGAATCGtcgtgctcctcggttatggagactcgatcCTCTGCCCTGCATCGTAGAATAATCTATGAAATAATGATACTGTTGGATACGAGCTAGtataagatgagatgagatgattaatgaagtgattgatATAGAACAGGTGCAAACTAGATACTACTAATGAACTTAATAcgcagctaaaacattgaaagtaaggatccacttgtagtaagcttttatgcaaaagttattcttgCTTCAAACTTTTCATTAAGCCTTCAtaaccttggagtcttttctttagtcgggtaagacttgttgagtaccctcaagtacttagggtttgttaacccctgttgcaAGATCTAACTTGTGCTGCTAATCGAGGTTATgtcggtgggctcgacatgatctggtTCCCTCTTCTACCATAGATGTTTTCCTAAGTTGCTTCCGTAGTCCTACTCACCTTTTGAATTCAAGTTAAGTTTACACTTGcacatgttttgtaaactaatgttATAAGTCTTCCGCACTTCGGTGTAAGTTATTTTTGTACCAACTGTTGTAATGTTTGTAGTATCTCTATGTTGATCatatatgagttgtaaaatgtggatgattcggggttccccgaggacacccgatagactaccgggattatctggctctcatgtgcagcagttagaggtctttaggacaatgacaggtgcacgtggaccatataatttgggtggttctgccacaattagCTTCCTAGATAACAAAATTGTCATCTACATATATTGTATGATTGGGAAGTCTGTTGAAGATTGAAGATTTATAGGTAGTTTGGGGATGCCTCTATCTCTTGTACTGTTAACAATAGTTTCGAGTAAATCTGCTACTAGAACAAAGTGCAGTGGGCGAGAAAGGGGATCCCCTTgtcttagactatctccaacagaaTACCTATTGCGGCACtcaaacccaaaatgggtcttcGATGGTACTGTATTGGTTAAAAAATAGTCTCCAACATAGTACCTATATGGGAAACCCATTTTGGGTGGCAGGAGAGacaacccaaatatgagcatCCTCTCTCCTTGACCCAAATAGTTGGCGCTGCATAAGGTGGCGAGAGAGAAGGAGGGAGTTTGCCCCATGGCGCCCGGGAAAAAGAAACAACTGTAGAAATGGTTCTTTTTTGGGTCATGTtgttgaagaagacaaaaaatggGTATTAAACCCTTTGCATGCGGCGCTACTACCCAAACGTCAAATAGGTCTTGTATTCTGGGTATGGTTGTTAGAGATAGTCTTACCCCCCCCCCTCTCCTACAGTGAATGGATGGTTGTTAGAGATAGTCTTAgccgccgcccccccccccccccccccccccccccccccccctctctctcccctacAGTGAATGGATTTTCCTGGAACTCCATTCAAAAGCAGTGATGATGTTCCTGAGTTTAAAATGTCACTTATCCATGAGATGCATCTCTGACCAAAACCCAAACTTGTTAAGATTTGGATAATAACACTATGCTCTATCTTGTCAAATGTCTTCTCAAAGTCAAGTTTAAGAATAATTAGCTCCTTTTTGGAGGCTGATATGAAAGTACCCCAGAGCCCAAGCGAGGCAATCTTGTATTGTCCTCTTTAATAAAGCCGTATTGATTTTTTTGGATCAGGTTTTGGATGACAGCTTGAAGCCTGGTAGCCAAAATGTAAATTGCTACATTTATAGGAGCAGGCCTCGTAAACATTTTTGCTCTCTTAATGGATGTTTACAGAGGTGGCAATTTAAGAGATCCGCCTCTATAAATATAGAAACAAAGGTTGCGCTGGCGCCTGGAAAAGCCTGCCTCTATAAATGACCAAGACCAATAACACTATTGAGTTGCTGATGGTAAAGGCTCGATATATGGTCCATCAACAGCTTTTTAATCTTGTGTGTCTCCTACCTTGTTTGCTTCTAAAGGATATTAAAATGTGcccgacaatatatatatatatatatatatatatatatatatatatatatatatcgagcaaacaagcttatgaaaCCAATAATGTTGGCAGTGCAAAAAGTACACGCGTGTCTGAACTAGCGGTGACGAGTATAGATCTTTAGACAAATGCACAAATTGTGGAGCTACCATGCTGGCCCATGCATACACAAGTAGCGCTAATTGTCATGCGGACGAGGACGAAACCTCAAACACCGTGAAGATGGGGAACAAGAAGAGTAGTGCTGCGGATTGTCCTAAGGAAGAATAAtcctccatccattctaaattataaattacTTTGACTTTTTAATTCATCCATTTTACCatatatctacacataatattatatctagatgcatagcaaaaatggatgtatcaaaaaagtcaaaacgacttataatttggaacagagggagtaagaAATATGTAGACAATAGTAGGGCCCGTCctattcgtttgaacttatcagccatggaataatatttttctctcataagaaaATAGCTTCAGCCGATTTATCAGCCGAGCAGTGGGCACTCAGACTCGGACCGGGTTAAAGCAGGACAGGTCGCGTAAAACGACAAGCGCGCGACCCCAGCCCCCCACGCGTCGAGCCCCCCAACTGCCATAACGTCAGCTGACAAACAAAAAAAGCACAACATTTTTTTGAATggttataattttttttatgttGTATCCGTTTTCAATTTTATCTGCATCGGTGTGTTCTGCGTAACGAGACGAACAAAACTAGACCACATTTGCCTATGTTTCAAAGAATttaatttcaatagcaatttataTGTAAATCTGTGCTAGGAGATTTATGAAAGGAATTGCTACTATATAATACTAAACTTGTTATTCCAAAAATATAATAAATTTTTACATGGTATGCACATCGATTGTAAGCATGAGAATataataaatttgttatatagtaTTTACATAAAGGTACTCACCCCTAAAGAAATACTATACTACAATCAACAATTAGCGTCAGACAACGGTCGCTAAAACATAATATTAACGTCTAACTATCGGTCAGTATCAATTTGTAACCGTCATCGGTTGCTATTTTTCTCTATACCAACCGATTATTGGTTGGTACATATATTTTGTTGTAGCCTCAGAGTATCTGTCGGTAAAAATACATATCAAGGTCCAACGATCGGTCTTGGTTTCATTTTCACGCCCTCGGTCCAGCCCACTCACGCACAAAGTAATTTTCCTAGCCCACCTGTCATACATAACAACCAACCCAGCAGCCGCTGCCAGGATCGAGTTTCTCCAAGAAAATACTCACGGACTCTCTCCCGATCTCCACCACCACCGCGTCGCCgggagcgccgtcgtcgtcgtggctGCCGTCCTCACAGCCGCGGCCGCCGTCCCCACCGCAGCTGCCGTCCTCgctgccgccgcggccgccgtccTCGCCGAGAGGGAAGCCGTCCCCGACGCGCACAGATCCGCTCCCTCACCTCCGGTAAGCCTCTCCGCTTTGCTCTCCTCGTGGCGCTGCCGATTCCCACATCCCAAATCTCCTCTCTGCTCCGCTCTCCTCAAACTGCTCCATTTTGGGTGTTGGGGCCGAACGCCCGAACCTCCCCATGATGCTGCCAACCTACGTCAGCATTATATTGCTGTTGTCATGTGCGTATGAAACTGCCCAGCAAGTGAACGACCTATCTCACCTTACTGGTAGAAAGAAGAGCCTAGAAATCAAACTAataaaaaacaattaaaaatgtATTTCTTGTATCTCTTTCATTTGGTATGCATATCACAGGAAACGGTATTTCCTCGTTGGCCCGGCGAAGATCGGCCGCTTC encodes:
- the LOC136476190 gene encoding uncharacterized protein, yielding MTNLTNEIWVKETFVVAVVASLFVVAVVVGVQPFVAVKEVGSSMAMMVAVAVLAQQFVPTEAVPVGLAMVVAMVRVVAVLPQQFLPVEVLPIGVGVAVAEMVERYPLTLVVFLVESASEYLSVKIHIKVQRSVLVSFSRPRSSPLTHKVIFLAHLSYITTNPAAAARIEFLQENTHGLSPDLHHHRVAGSAVVVVAAVLTAAAAVPTAAAVLAAAAAAVLAEREAVPDAHRSAPSPPETVFPRWPGEDRPLQPGQCLTAPASLKNTEIQSQGEKNSTKETKKFNSPASSARGHHDGSPGIGCLSVRGTETGPTPVPEGSPDHGQLLAHGRGCARSMESSSLHV